The genomic window GATCGTGGACAGAATGATGGTCTTCGCCGCAGCCAGAAACTCTCTTCGTTCATCTGGCGTGAGCTGTATGGAACTGCGCCGGGACATAGACCTCCTGATGCATTGACGATCGAGGACAGCGCCTCACGGGCGGGCGAAATCGACGCCGGCAGTGAATGCCAGCACCGCGGCCCGAAATACCTCAGGTCGTTCGAGGGGCAGATTGTGGCCGGCCTGCTCTATCATCAACACCCGTGCCCTCGGGATCGCTCGGCGCATCTTCACCGAGCCGCCCGGCGGCGTGAGCCGGTCCTCCAGCCCCTGGAGAATCAGCACGGGTGCGGCGATACCGCCCAGGGCGCTTGTCCAGTTGTAGTCGCTAACCGCCCGCGCGGCCGCCGCGTAAGCGCGGGGATCGTTACCGGCGTTACGCTGCGTCATCGCCGCAACCACGTCGGGATGAGCCGCGGCAAAGCCGGTGGAGAAGGCACGAGAGGCGTCCGCCAGATGCTCGTCGAAGCCATCGCGCTCGACGCTGTCCGCCAATCGTTGCCAGACCGAGGTCGATGCGCGACCGACCTCGCTCGACGTGCTCACAAGAACGGCCGATCGCACCCTTCGCGGATCGTCCAGCGCCAGTCGTTGAGCGATGACCCCGCCCATCGAGATGCCAACCACGTGGGCGCAATCGACCTCCAGCGCAGCAAGGAAATTGGCCACGTCGGCGGCGTATTGGGTCAGGGAGTACGGACCGGCCGGCTTTGCGGTCGCTCCGAAGCCGCGCAAATCGCAACGCAGCACGCGATGGTGGGCCGCCAGCACGGGAGCCTCGACGTCCCAGTACCCCGCGTCCT from Candidatus Binatia bacterium includes these protein-coding regions:
- a CDS encoding alpha/beta hydrolase, whose product is MPMIDIGGLAVHFHDEGGGTPVLLLHGLGQDAGYWDVEAPVLAAHHRVLRCDLRGFGATAKPAGPYSLTQYAADVANFLAALEVDCAHVVGISMGGVIAQRLALDDPRRVRSAVLVSTSSEVGRASTSVWQRLADSVERDGFDEHLADASRAFSTGFAAAHPDVVAAMTQRNAGNDPRAYAAAARAVSDYNWTSALGGIAAPVLILQGLEDRLTPPGGSVKMRRAIPRARVLMIEQAGHNLPLERPEVFRAAVLAFTAGVDFARP